The following coding sequences lie in one Klebsiella huaxiensis genomic window:
- a CDS encoding UbiX family flavin prenyltransferase → MKRLIIGISGASGAIYGVRLLQILRDVPDVETHLILSQAARQTLALETDFSLREVQALADVVHDARDIAASISSGSFKTAGMVILPCSMKTLSGIVHSYTDGLLTRAADVVLKERRPLVLCVRETPFHLGHLRLLVQAAEMGAVIMPPVPAFYHRPHTLDDVINQTVNRVIDQFDITLPEDLFTRWQGA, encoded by the coding sequence GTGAAACGACTGATTATTGGTATTTCTGGCGCCAGCGGCGCAATTTACGGCGTGCGGCTGCTCCAGATTTTACGTGATGTTCCTGATGTAGAAACGCACCTGATTTTGAGTCAGGCCGCGCGCCAGACGCTGGCGCTGGAGACTGACTTCTCTTTGCGCGAAGTGCAGGCGTTAGCTGACGTGGTTCACGATGCCCGTGATATTGCCGCCAGCATCTCTTCCGGCTCTTTTAAAACCGCCGGGATGGTGATTCTGCCGTGCTCAATGAAAACCCTTTCCGGCATTGTTCATAGCTATACCGATGGTCTGTTGACCAGAGCCGCGGATGTGGTGCTTAAAGAGCGGCGCCCGCTGGTGCTGTGCGTGCGGGAAACGCCATTCCATCTGGGCCATTTGCGTTTACTGGTTCAGGCGGCGGAAATGGGCGCGGTGATTATGCCGCCGGTGCCGGCGTTCTATCATCGTCCGCATACCCTCGATGATGTGATTAACCAGACAGTCAATCGCGTTATTGATCAGTTCGATATTACCCTTCCTGAAGACCTCTTTACCCGCTGGCAGGGCGCGTAG
- the hisM gene encoding histidine ABC transporter permease HisM, whose product MIEIIQEYWKSLLWTDGYRFTGVAITLWLLISSVVMGGILAVFLAIGRVSSNKYIQFPIWLFTYIFRGTPLYVQLLVFYSGMYTLEVVKGTELLNAFFRSGLNCTVLALTLNTCAYTTEIFAGAIRSVPAGEIEAARAYGFSSVKMYRCIILPSALRIALPAYSNEVILMLHSTALAFTATVPDLLKIARDINSATYQPFTAFGIAAVLYLIISYVLISLFRRAEKRWLQHIKPSSTH is encoded by the coding sequence GTGATTGAAATTATTCAGGAGTACTGGAAATCTCTGCTGTGGACTGACGGATACCGCTTTACTGGGGTAGCGATTACGCTCTGGCTGCTGATCTCGTCAGTGGTGATGGGGGGCATTCTGGCGGTTTTTCTCGCCATTGGTCGCGTCTCAAGCAATAAATATATCCAGTTCCCTATCTGGCTGTTTACCTACATTTTTCGCGGTACGCCGCTGTACGTCCAACTGCTGGTGTTCTATTCCGGGATGTATACGCTGGAAGTTGTCAAAGGTACCGAACTGCTAAATGCTTTCTTCCGTAGTGGCCTGAACTGTACGGTGCTGGCGCTGACGCTAAATACCTGTGCCTATACCACGGAGATTTTCGCTGGCGCGATTCGTTCGGTTCCCGCCGGAGAGATTGAAGCGGCGCGAGCGTACGGTTTTTCATCGGTCAAAATGTATCGTTGCATTATTTTGCCTTCCGCGCTGCGTATTGCTCTGCCTGCGTACAGCAATGAAGTGATTTTGATGCTGCACTCCACCGCGCTGGCTTTTACCGCGACGGTGCCGGACCTGCTGAAAATCGCCCGTGATATTAACTCGGCGACCTACCAGCCGTTTACTGCTTTTGGCATTGCCGCAGTACTGTATCTCATTATCTCGTATGTGCTGATTAGCTTGTTCCGCAGGGCGGAAAAGCGCTGGCTGCAGCATATCAAACCTTCTTCAACGCACTGA
- the folX gene encoding dihydroneopterin triphosphate 2'-epimerase produces the protein MSQPDAIIRIKNLRLRTFIGIKEEEIANRQDVVVNVAIHYPADQSRNSEDINDALNYRTITKRIISHIENNRFSLLEKLTQDVLDIAREHHWVTYAEVEIDKLYALRYADSVSMTMSWRR, from the coding sequence ATGTCTCAACCAGACGCCATTATTCGAATTAAGAACCTGCGCCTGCGTACTTTTATTGGTATTAAAGAGGAAGAGATCGCCAACCGCCAGGATGTGGTGGTTAACGTCGCTATCCACTACCCGGCGGATCAATCACGTAACAGTGAAGATATTAACGATGCGCTGAACTACCGCACTATCACCAAGCGCATCATTAGCCATATCGAGAATAACCGTTTCTCTCTGCTGGAAAAATTAACTCAGGATGTGCTCGACATCGCACGCGAACATCATTGGGTCACATATGCTGAAGTAGAGATCGATAAACTGTACGCACTGCGCTACGCCGATTCGGTATCCATGACCATGAGCTGGCGGCGGTAG
- the argT gene encoding lysine/arginine/ornithine ABC transporter substrate-binding protein ArgT — protein MKKTVLALSLMMGICSASSAFAALPQSIRIGTDATYAPFSSKDAKGDFVGFDIDLGNELCSRINVKCTWVGSDFDALIPSLKAKKIDAIISSLSITEKRQQEIAFSDKLYAADSRLIAAKGSPIQPTLESLKGKHVGVLQGSTQEGYGNERWRSHGVDVVAYQNQDLIYSDLAAGRLDAALQDEVAASEGFLKQPAGKDFAFAGPSVKDKKFFGDGTGIGLRKDDSELKAAFDKALAEVRKDGTYDKMAKKYFDFNVYGD, from the coding sequence ATGAAGAAGACGGTCCTGGCTCTCTCTTTAATGATGGGAATTTGCAGCGCTTCCAGCGCATTCGCCGCGCTGCCGCAAAGTATACGTATTGGCACCGATGCCACCTACGCGCCTTTCTCATCGAAGGATGCGAAAGGGGATTTCGTCGGCTTTGACATCGATTTGGGCAATGAGCTTTGTTCACGTATCAACGTGAAATGTACCTGGGTAGGCAGCGATTTCGACGCTCTGATCCCTTCGCTGAAGGCGAAGAAGATCGACGCCATTATCTCTTCTTTGTCGATTACCGAAAAACGTCAGCAGGAGATAGCCTTCTCTGACAAGCTCTACGCGGCGGATTCCCGTTTGATCGCCGCTAAGGGTTCACCGATTCAACCAACGCTGGAATCTCTCAAAGGCAAGCATGTCGGCGTATTACAGGGCTCTACTCAGGAAGGCTACGGTAATGAGCGCTGGCGCAGCCATGGCGTAGATGTTGTTGCTTATCAGAACCAGGATTTGATTTACTCCGACCTCGCAGCAGGCCGTCTGGACGCCGCATTACAGGATGAAGTGGCCGCCAGCGAAGGCTTCCTCAAACAACCTGCCGGTAAAGATTTTGCTTTTGCAGGCCCTTCCGTTAAAGACAAAAAATTCTTCGGTGATGGTACCGGTATCGGCCTGCGTAAGGACGATAGCGAGCTGAAAGCCGCGTTTGATAAAGCGCTGGCTGAAGTTCGTAAAGATGGTACCTACGATAAGATGGCGAAAAAATACTTCGACTTTAACGTATACGGCGACTAA
- a CDS encoding DNA-binding protein produces the protein MALYNFTLTLSGVTAHTVGLEDSLHAAGCADALVCFYGTAVYLDFDRESDSLEQAILSAIADIESALSLSARVESVDSALVGLSDIAELTGLTRQAIALLKDGARGSGQFPGPVQRVKGNSPLWRWKTIVGWLVTENRIPEDSPLVAHAEVLDNLNLALQLRATRESKTVLHYLQRLEKHRVDSLNIG, from the coding sequence ATGGCGCTGTATAATTTTACCCTCACGCTTTCTGGCGTTACCGCGCACACCGTGGGTCTGGAAGATTCGCTGCATGCGGCGGGCTGCGCTGATGCCCTGGTCTGCTTTTACGGCACCGCAGTCTATCTGGATTTCGATCGCGAAAGCGACTCTCTTGAGCAGGCTATTCTGTCAGCCATTGCAGATATCGAATCCGCTCTCTCCCTCAGTGCCCGGGTTGAATCCGTTGATTCCGCCCTGGTAGGTTTAAGCGATATTGCCGAACTCACCGGCCTGACACGGCAGGCCATCGCCCTGCTGAAAGATGGCGCAAGAGGCTCAGGTCAGTTTCCTGGACCGGTGCAGCGCGTTAAGGGCAATTCCCCTTTGTGGCGCTGGAAAACCATTGTTGGTTGGCTGGTAACGGAAAACAGAATCCCCGAAGACTCGCCGCTGGTTGCCCACGCCGAGGTTCTGGATAACCTGAATCTGGCGCTCCAATTGCGAGCCACGCGGGAGAGCAAAACCGTCCTTCACTACCTTCAAAGGCTTGAAAAACACCGGGTTGATTCGTTAAATATCGGATAA
- the yfcF gene encoding glutathione transferase, with protein sequence MSQSAITLWSDSDFFSPYVMSVYVALQEKSLPFTLKTVNLDSGEHLQSSWKGYSATRRVPLLEVDGFSLSESSAITEYLDERFAPPEWERLYPHDLQKRARARQVQAWLRSDLMPIREERSTIVVFAGAKKPPLSEAGQKSAAKLFETAGALLAQGGQNLFGEWSIADTDLALMLNRLVLNGDEVPAALVEYATFQWQRASVQRYVALSAKRAG encoded by the coding sequence ATGAGCCAGTCTGCTATTACCCTGTGGTCCGATTCTGATTTTTTCTCGCCGTATGTGATGTCCGTGTATGTTGCTCTGCAGGAAAAGAGCCTGCCTTTTACCCTTAAAACCGTCAATCTCGACAGCGGCGAGCATCTGCAAAGCAGCTGGAAAGGCTATTCTGCTACCCGGCGCGTGCCGCTTCTGGAGGTCGATGGCTTTTCCCTGAGTGAATCTTCGGCGATTACCGAATATCTGGACGAACGCTTTGCGCCTCCGGAGTGGGAACGTCTCTATCCCCATGATCTGCAAAAGCGCGCGCGGGCGCGTCAGGTGCAGGCCTGGCTGCGCAGCGATCTGATGCCTATTCGCGAAGAGCGTTCGACGATCGTGGTGTTTGCTGGGGCAAAGAAACCGCCGCTCAGCGAAGCCGGGCAGAAAAGCGCCGCAAAACTGTTTGAAACCGCCGGGGCGCTACTGGCGCAGGGCGGTCAGAATCTGTTTGGTGAGTGGTCTATTGCCGATACCGATCTCGCGTTGATGCTCAATCGACTGGTACTCAACGGCGATGAGGTACCAGCGGCGCTGGTGGAGTACGCCACCTTCCAGTGGCAGCGGGCGTCGGTTCAGCGCTACGTCGCACTGTCGGCTAAACGTGCTGGCTGA
- a CDS encoding TIGR01777 family oxidoreductase, with protein sequence MNVLLTGGTGLIGRHLIPRLLELGHQVTVSTRSPEKAKNRLDSRVTLWRDFEHQANLNGVDAVINLAGEPIADKRWTAEQKQRLCHSRWDITQKLVTLINASDAPPAVLISGSAAGYYGDIGEVVVTEEEPPHNEFTHKLCARWEQIACEAQSEHTRVCLLRTGVVLAPRGGILAKMAPAFKLGLGGPIGSGRQYLAWIHIDDMVNGILWLLDNDLRGPFNMVSPYPVRNEQFAHALGHALNRPAIFRVPAAAIRLLMGESSVLVLGGQRALPKRLEAAGFGFRWYDLEEALTDVLG encoded by the coding sequence ATGAACGTTCTGCTAACTGGCGGTACCGGCCTGATTGGCCGCCATCTAATCCCTCGGCTACTGGAGCTGGGGCATCAGGTAACGGTTTCAACGCGCAGCCCTGAAAAGGCGAAAAATCGCCTCGACTCTCGCGTCACCCTGTGGCGCGATTTCGAGCACCAGGCAAACCTCAACGGCGTTGATGCCGTCATCAACCTGGCCGGCGAGCCTATCGCCGACAAACGCTGGACGGCAGAGCAGAAACAGCGTCTCTGCCACAGCCGCTGGGATATCACCCAAAAGCTGGTCACGCTGATCAACGCCAGCGATGCTCCGCCCGCAGTGCTGATTAGCGGTTCAGCCGCTGGCTATTATGGTGATATCGGCGAAGTGGTGGTCACCGAAGAAGAACCACCGCATAACGAATTTACCCACAAACTTTGCGCCCGCTGGGAACAGATCGCTTGCGAGGCGCAAAGCGAACATACCCGCGTCTGCTTGCTGCGCACCGGCGTGGTACTGGCACCACGAGGCGGTATTCTGGCCAAAATGGCCCCCGCATTTAAGCTCGGCCTCGGCGGCCCTATCGGCAGCGGTAGACAGTACCTGGCGTGGATTCATATCGACGATATGGTTAACGGTATTCTATGGCTACTGGATAACGACCTGCGCGGCCCGTTTAATATGGTTTCCCCCTACCCGGTGCGCAACGAACAGTTTGCCCACGCGCTGGGTCACGCACTGAACCGCCCGGCGATTTTCCGCGTTCCGGCGGCGGCTATTCGCCTGCTGATGGGCGAATCATCGGTACTGGTACTCGGCGGCCAGCGCGCGCTGCCGAAGCGCCTGGAAGCCGCCGGATTTGGTTTTCGTTGGTATGACCTGGAAGAAGCTCTGACCGATGTACTGGGATAG
- the hisJ gene encoding histidine ABC transporter substrate-binding protein HisJ, which produces MKKLALSLSLALALSSVSTVFAAIPQKVRIGTDPTYAPFESKNAQGELIGFDIDLAKELCKRINTQCTFIENPLDALIPSLKAKKIDAIMSSLSITEKRQQEIAFTDKLYAADSRLVVKKGSDVTPDLAKLKGKRVGVLQGTTQETYGNEHWAPKGIEIVSYQGQDNIYSDLTAGRIDAAFQDEVAASEGFLKQPIGKDYQFGGPSIKDEKLFGVGTGMGLRKDDNELREALNKAFAEMRKDGTYDKLAKKYFDFNVYGD; this is translated from the coding sequence ATGAAAAAACTGGCGTTGTCTCTCTCTTTAGCGCTGGCCCTTTCCAGCGTTTCCACGGTATTCGCAGCAATTCCGCAAAAAGTCCGTATCGGTACCGACCCTACTTATGCCCCGTTCGAATCGAAGAATGCACAGGGTGAATTGATTGGTTTTGACATCGATCTGGCAAAAGAGCTGTGTAAGCGCATCAATACGCAATGTACCTTCATTGAGAACCCGCTGGACGCGTTGATCCCATCTTTAAAAGCGAAGAAGATTGATGCCATTATGTCCTCGCTTTCGATCACCGAAAAACGTCAGCAGGAAATCGCTTTCACCGACAAACTCTATGCCGCCGATTCTCGCCTGGTGGTGAAAAAAGGCAGCGATGTTACGCCTGACCTCGCGAAGCTGAAAGGCAAACGCGTCGGTGTTCTGCAAGGAACTACGCAAGAAACCTACGGCAATGAACACTGGGCGCCGAAAGGAATTGAAATTGTTTCCTATCAGGGGCAGGACAATATCTATTCTGACCTGACTGCTGGACGTATTGATGCCGCGTTCCAGGATGAAGTTGCCGCTAGCGAAGGTTTCCTCAAACAGCCTATTGGCAAAGATTATCAGTTTGGCGGTCCGTCGATTAAAGACGAGAAGCTGTTTGGCGTCGGCACCGGCATGGGGCTGCGTAAAGATGATAACGAACTGCGTGAAGCGCTGAATAAAGCCTTTGCCGAGATGCGAAAAGACGGCACCTACGACAAGCTGGCGAAGAAATATTTTGATTTTAACGTGTACGGCGATTAA
- the yfcG gene encoding GSH-dependent disulfide bond oxidoreductase gives MIDLYYAPTPNGHKITLFLEETQLAYRLIKVDVGKGEQFHPQFLAISPNNKIPAIVDHDPVDGGSPLSLFESGEILLYLAEKTGKLLSGELRERHVTLQWLFWQVGGLGPMLGQNHHFNHFAPQAVPYAIERYQVETQRLYGVLNRRLEQSPWLGGNHYSIADIACWPWINAHQRQRIELANFPAIHNWFERIRQRPATVEALLKTEGH, from the coding sequence ATGATCGATCTTTACTATGCACCCACCCCCAATGGCCACAAAATCACGCTCTTTCTTGAAGAAACGCAGCTGGCTTACCGCCTTATCAAGGTGGATGTCGGCAAAGGGGAGCAGTTTCATCCGCAATTTCTCGCCATCTCCCCGAATAACAAGATCCCGGCGATCGTCGACCACGATCCCGTTGACGGCGGCTCGCCGTTGAGCCTGTTTGAATCCGGCGAGATCCTGCTTTATCTGGCGGAAAAAACAGGCAAATTGCTTAGTGGGGAACTGCGCGAACGCCACGTTACGCTACAGTGGCTGTTCTGGCAGGTCGGCGGTTTAGGACCGATGCTCGGGCAAAATCATCATTTTAACCATTTTGCCCCACAGGCTGTTCCCTACGCCATTGAGCGCTATCAGGTAGAAACGCAACGTCTGTATGGCGTATTGAACCGACGTCTTGAGCAAAGTCCCTGGCTGGGTGGAAACCACTACAGCATCGCCGACATCGCCTGCTGGCCGTGGATTAACGCCCATCAACGCCAACGTATTGAGCTCGCGAATTTCCCGGCAATACACAACTGGTTCGAGCGTATTCGCCAGCGCCCGGCCACCGTTGAAGCGCTCCTGAAAACAGAAGGCCATTAA
- a CDS encoding GNAT family N-acetyltransferase: protein MITLTTPRLLLSPFNSSDWPFFLRLRQDPEVMRFMGEILEESALRTLFEARCADTGVFVLRDASGTAMGDIGLRISTKNPHEADVGYALLPEAQGQGFAREALQAICDYGFNQLGVQAINAWVLGTNSGSSRLLEKQGFIRIQVFEKAYHLNGIDYDDWVYRLER from the coding sequence ATGATAACGCTCACCACGCCGCGCTTACTTCTTTCTCCATTTAACTCATCTGACTGGCCCTTTTTCCTGCGTCTACGGCAAGACCCAGAAGTGATGCGTTTTATGGGTGAGATCCTTGAAGAATCGGCGCTACGTACGCTATTTGAGGCTCGCTGCGCAGATACTGGCGTCTTCGTGCTGCGCGATGCCAGCGGCACGGCGATGGGTGATATCGGCCTGCGTATCAGCACTAAAAATCCGCATGAAGCAGACGTGGGTTATGCCCTCCTCCCCGAAGCTCAGGGACAAGGGTTCGCCCGCGAAGCGCTACAAGCAATTTGCGATTACGGATTTAACCAACTCGGCGTTCAGGCGATTAATGCATGGGTGTTGGGCACTAATTCGGGATCTTCCCGCCTGCTGGAAAAACAGGGTTTTATCCGCATTCAGGTGTTCGAAAAAGCTTACCATCTAAACGGAATAGATTACGACGACTGGGTGTATCGGCTGGAGCGCTAG
- a CDS encoding histidine ABC transporter permease HisQ, translating to MLYGFSQVIFQGALVTLELALSSVVLAVLIGLAGAGAKLSSNRPLALIFEGYTTLIRGVPDLVLMLLIFYGLQIALNSVTDALGLAQFDIDPMVAGIITLGFIYGAYFTETFRGAFLAVPKGHIEAATAFGFSSGQTFRRILFPAMMRYALPGIGNNWQVILKATALVSLLGLEDVVKATQLAGKSTWEPFYFAIVCGLIYLVFTTVSNGVLLMLERRYSVGVKRADL from the coding sequence ATGCTGTACGGGTTTTCACAGGTTATTTTTCAGGGCGCGCTGGTCACCCTCGAGCTGGCATTAAGCTCCGTTGTTCTGGCGGTGCTTATCGGTCTGGCCGGAGCCGGAGCCAAGCTTTCCAGCAATCGTCCGCTGGCGCTGATTTTCGAAGGCTATACCACTTTAATCCGCGGTGTGCCCGATCTGGTGCTTATGCTGCTGATTTTTTACGGGCTGCAGATTGCGCTTAACAGCGTGACTGACGCGCTGGGCCTGGCGCAGTTTGATATCGACCCAATGGTGGCGGGGATTATCACGCTGGGCTTTATCTATGGCGCCTATTTCACCGAAACTTTTCGCGGCGCTTTTCTGGCCGTACCGAAAGGGCATATCGAAGCGGCCACCGCTTTCGGATTCAGCAGCGGGCAGACTTTTCGCCGGATCCTGTTCCCGGCGATGATGCGCTATGCGCTGCCTGGAATAGGCAACAACTGGCAGGTGATACTCAAAGCGACAGCGCTGGTCTCGTTACTGGGGCTAGAAGATGTGGTCAAGGCAACCCAGTTGGCAGGCAAAAGCACCTGGGAGCCCTTCTACTTCGCTATCGTTTGTGGCCTGATTTATCTCGTATTTACCACGGTTTCCAATGGTGTACTGCTGATGCTTGAACGCCGTTATTCTGTAGGCGTGAAGAGGGCTGACCTGTGA
- the hisP gene encoding histidine ABC transporter ATP-binding protein HisP: MSDNKLNVIDLHKRYGEHEVLKGVSLRAKAGDVISIIGSSGSGKSTFLRCINFLEKPSEGTIVVNGQNIGLVRDKDGQLKVSDKNQLRLLRTRLTMVFQHFNLWSHMTVLENVMEAPIQVLGLSKQEARDRAVKYLAKVGIDERQQIKYPVHLSGGQQQRVSIARALAMEPDVLLFDEPTSALDPELVGEVLRIMQQLAEEGKTMVVVTHEMGFARHVSSHVIFLHQGKIEEEGHPDEVFGNPKSQRLQQFLKGSLK; the protein is encoded by the coding sequence ATGTCCGACAATAAATTAAACGTTATCGATCTCCATAAACGTTACGGCGAACACGAGGTGCTGAAAGGCGTCTCGCTACGGGCGAAAGCCGGGGACGTTATCAGCATCATCGGTTCATCAGGTTCCGGCAAAAGTACCTTTTTGCGATGCATTAACTTCCTTGAAAAGCCCAGTGAAGGCACGATTGTAGTTAATGGGCAGAATATTGGCCTGGTTCGTGATAAAGACGGCCAGCTCAAGGTCTCTGATAAAAACCAACTCCGCCTGTTGCGTACTCGTCTGACCATGGTGTTTCAGCACTTCAACCTGTGGAGCCATATGACGGTACTGGAAAACGTCATGGAAGCGCCGATTCAGGTTCTGGGGCTGAGCAAACAGGAAGCGCGCGATCGGGCAGTGAAATACCTGGCGAAAGTGGGTATTGATGAGCGCCAGCAGATTAAATACCCGGTCCACCTATCCGGTGGTCAGCAGCAGCGTGTATCCATCGCCCGCGCGTTGGCAATGGAGCCTGATGTGTTGCTGTTTGATGAACCAACGTCGGCGCTTGACCCGGAGCTGGTGGGCGAAGTGCTGCGTATCATGCAGCAACTGGCGGAAGAGGGGAAAACCATGGTTGTGGTGACGCATGAGATGGGCTTTGCCCGCCATGTTTCCTCGCACGTGATCTTCCTCCATCAGGGTAAAATTGAAGAAGAAGGGCACCCTGACGAAGTCTTCGGTAATCCGAAAAGCCAGCGCCTGCAGCAGTTCCTGAAAGGTTCTTTGAAGTAA
- a CDS encoding LacI family DNA-binding transcriptional regulator, whose translation MAKKTRIKDIATACGVSIAAVSRALKGQPGLSEETRQRILSIAEAEGYDFSRLRSGRIKRLLFLLHREHNIASALPFYSTVMLGVADACRENEIAMSFQPIGPGDSVSELINLHQPDALICAGYLEAEVLAELRKTALPVALVDLWAADFPCVNPDNYHGGFVATRHLLEQGRKRIAFLGHSQRHYSIRQRVEGYQQALFDAGISLPADYKVEVPPVKEIEQALVEGMESLLALPQPPDAIFAYNDMAALVAMRVCARKGINVPQEVAIVGFDDIDAAAWAYPPLTTVAIDKRELGRDAFRLLLSDEGERNLLLPVRLVVRESSLRLRPEL comes from the coding sequence ATGGCAAAAAAAACCAGAATTAAAGATATTGCGACCGCCTGTGGTGTGTCTATTGCCGCGGTCTCCAGGGCGTTGAAAGGGCAGCCGGGGCTAAGTGAAGAGACACGCCAGCGGATTTTGTCGATAGCGGAAGCAGAAGGCTATGATTTTAGCCGCTTGCGCAGCGGGCGTATCAAGCGCCTGCTTTTTCTGCTGCACCGGGAACACAATATCGCCAGCGCGCTGCCGTTCTATTCGACCGTGATGCTCGGCGTTGCGGATGCCTGTCGAGAAAATGAAATTGCCATGAGTTTCCAGCCCATTGGCCCCGGAGACTCGGTCAGCGAGCTGATTAATCTGCACCAGCCTGATGCACTGATTTGTGCGGGTTATCTGGAAGCTGAGGTGTTAGCTGAACTGCGTAAAACCGCGTTACCTGTTGCCCTTGTCGATTTGTGGGCGGCAGATTTTCCTTGTGTGAATCCGGATAACTATCATGGTGGTTTTGTCGCCACCCGCCATCTGCTTGAGCAGGGAAGAAAACGTATTGCTTTTCTTGGTCATTCGCAGCGCCACTACAGTATTCGCCAGCGTGTTGAAGGCTATCAGCAAGCGCTGTTTGACGCAGGGATTTCGCTGCCTGCTGATTATAAGGTCGAGGTACCGCCAGTTAAGGAGATTGAGCAGGCGTTGGTGGAGGGGATGGAGAGCCTGCTGGCGTTGCCGCAGCCGCCGGATGCTATCTTTGCTTATAACGATATGGCTGCGCTGGTGGCCATGCGGGTCTGCGCGCGCAAAGGCATCAACGTACCGCAAGAGGTGGCGATTGTCGGTTTTGACGATATCGATGCCGCGGCCTGGGCATATCCGCCATTAACCACGGTAGCCATTGATAAGCGCGAGCTTGGCCGCGATGCGTTCCGTCTTTTGCTGAGCGATGAAGGTGAGAGAAACTTGTTGTTGCCGGTGCGGTTGGTGGTTCGCGAAAGTTCGTTGCGGTTGCGTCCGGAGCTATAA
- a CDS encoding MFS transporter — MATADNLDTDVQIVDAGETLSTREKIGYGLGDAGGHCISDLISGFLLFFYTDVFGLSPAIVGAMFFTLRIVDAVSDPVMGIIADRTRSRWGRFRPWQLWTAVPLAVIGILTFTVPDMSPNMKVAWAFGTYFLLSVGYTANNVPYCALINAMTNRHDQVMSCQSWRFVLSGIAGFLVSVGLPWMVEFFGQGNLAKGYQYGVTVLCGIGAVMFLLCFFWVKERVPLSLAGKFTLRQHLQGLRKNDQLLMMLVMSFLLVNILCIRGGGYMYFISYALQGSTGFMSLFFAIVTLAAIIGAVIVNPLSRRVDMVKLYFYTNLVLVVFGLAMWFLPTGPQHQTLWLVCILINNIVLGFTLPLHFSIMAFADDYGEWKNGVRSSGMNFAFNLFFIKLSWASSGGIISILLIMVAYQPGLENQTAASIQGITLLQSVVPAIFHLVLALCLLKCRLNGPMMNRISTDLHQRHSQIS; from the coding sequence ATGGCTACTGCCGATAATCTGGATACCGATGTGCAGATAGTTGATGCGGGAGAAACGCTCTCAACCCGCGAAAAAATAGGCTATGGACTGGGAGATGCCGGTGGACACTGCATCTCGGATTTGATCAGCGGCTTCCTGCTTTTTTTCTACACCGACGTGTTTGGCCTGAGCCCGGCCATCGTCGGCGCGATGTTTTTTACCTTGAGAATCGTCGATGCGGTATCCGACCCGGTTATGGGCATTATCGCCGACAGAACCCGCAGTCGCTGGGGTCGTTTTCGTCCGTGGCAGCTATGGACTGCCGTTCCGCTTGCGGTTATCGGGATCCTGACATTCACCGTGCCGGACATGAGCCCGAACATGAAAGTCGCCTGGGCCTTCGGTACCTACTTCCTGCTCTCTGTGGGCTATACCGCCAACAACGTCCCCTACTGCGCGCTGATTAACGCCATGACCAACCGTCACGATCAGGTGATGTCCTGCCAGTCATGGCGCTTTGTCTTAAGTGGCATCGCCGGCTTCCTGGTCTCTGTCGGACTACCGTGGATGGTCGAATTCTTTGGTCAGGGCAATCTGGCTAAAGGCTACCAGTATGGCGTAACCGTGCTGTGTGGGATTGGTGCAGTCATGTTTTTACTGTGCTTTTTCTGGGTCAAAGAGCGAGTTCCTCTATCGCTGGCCGGGAAATTCACTTTGCGCCAGCATCTGCAAGGGCTGCGCAAGAACGACCAATTACTCATGATGCTGGTGATGTCTTTCCTGTTGGTGAATATTCTGTGTATTCGCGGCGGCGGCTATATGTACTTCATCTCCTATGCGCTACAGGGCAGCACTGGCTTTATGTCGCTGTTTTTTGCCATCGTCACGCTGGCCGCGATTATCGGTGCAGTGATCGTCAATCCGCTTTCCCGCCGTGTCGATATGGTCAAGCTGTACTTCTATACCAACCTGGTGCTGGTTGTTTTCGGCCTGGCGATGTGGTTCCTGCCGACCGGACCGCAGCACCAGACGCTATGGCTGGTCTGTATCCTGATTAACAACATCGTGCTCGGCTTCACCCTACCGTTGCACTTCTCGATCATGGCGTTTGCCGATGATTACGGCGAATGGAAAAACGGCGTGCGCTCTTCCGGGATGAACTTCGCCTTCAACCTCTTTTTTATCAAACTCTCATGGGCCTCATCCGGCGGAATAATCAGCATTCTGCTGATTATGGTGGCCTACCAGCCGGGACTGGAAAACCAGACCGCCGCTTCTATTCAGGGCATCACCCTGCTGCAAAGCGTTGTACCGGCAATCTTCCATCTGGTGCTGGCCTTATGCCTGCTTAAGTGCCGTCTGAACGGCCCAATGATGAACCGCATTTCCACCGATCTTCACCAAAGACATTCCCAAATTTCCTGA